In a single window of the Candidatus Abyssobacteria bacterium SURF_5 genome:
- a CDS encoding gamma carbonic anhydrase family protein, with protein MEPRIHPTVFVAEGAQIWGDVEIGPGSSIWFGAVIRGDEGAVLIGEDSNIQDNCVIHSDLGAPVVVGAHVTVGHGCVLRSCRIGDKTMIGMNSTVMSGVALGERCVVGAHSLITYNQTFDNGSLIMGVPAKRIREATEEEKQYSEIACNVYRKLVIDYHDGKFRSHRGG; from the coding sequence ATGGAACCCAGAATTCATCCGACGGTTTTTGTGGCTGAGGGAGCTCAAATCTGGGGCGACGTCGAGATAGGGCCCGGCTCAAGTATTTGGTTCGGCGCCGTAATCCGGGGAGACGAGGGCGCGGTGCTGATAGGCGAGGATTCCAATATTCAGGATAATTGCGTCATTCACAGCGACCTCGGCGCGCCCGTCGTCGTCGGAGCACACGTGACCGTGGGACACGGATGCGTTCTGAGGTCGTGCCGGATCGGTGATAAGACCATGATAGGCATGAATTCAACAGTGATGTCGGGGGTGGCTCTGGGCGAACGCTGCGTTGTCGGCGCGCACTCGCTGATAACCTACAACCAGACATTCGATAACGGTTCACTGATAATGGGCGTTCCGGCGAAGAGAATCCGTGAGGCCACAGAGGAAGAAAAGCAGTATTCGGAAATCGCATGTAATGTTTACAGGAAGCTCGTGATAGATTATCATGATGGCAAATTCCGCTCGCACAGGGGAGGGTAA